The genomic segment GCTCCCTTTTTGCGACTAGAGGATTATCCATTCTCATTTTGTTGTTCCTTATGAAGGCCGTAGATGCTTCGATTATGTTTTTCGTTGATCTATGGTTCTCATTCAGTTTTAGAACCTGACAATCTGGATAGTCTTTTTGGAAATCTAAAAGTATGGAAGGATCAGACCCCCTAAATCCATATATGGATTGATCTACATCGCCGAACGCGCACAGAACGCTTTTGTGAAGTTTTACGATGTTCGATATGAACTCATACTGGGCCCGATTTAGGTCCTGAAACTCATCAACGAGTACGTGTTCTATTCTCGGTTCCCAAGACAAGTCTTTTACGATTTCTGCTGCCTTAAGGATGAGATCTTCGAAATCATAAAGGTCATGAGCCCTAAGCGTCCTTTCATAGATTTCAAATACGCTATCTTCTGGGTTAAAGACCATGCGATTTTTCGCTTTCTCGATCCTTTTGGCCTCCAATTTTGCAGTTTTTTCATCGCCAACTATCGTTTTTAAAATCTGAATCTGCGTTTCCCTGTCTATTACTCTTATCTCTTTCTTTGTGTAGGCCTCAAGAAACTTAAGAGCCAGTCTATGGATAGTGCCAACAAAAAGGGATGAAATTTCACCTCTAAGGACCCTTTGAAGCCTTTTATAGATTTCGGTTGCAGCTTTGTTGGTAAAGGTGATGGCAACTATGGAGGAAGGTTCCACCTTGGAATTTAGAAGATACTCGATCCTTTTTGTTAACGCGTATGTTTTTCCCGTACCGGGACCAGCACAGACAAGAAGGTTGTTTGAAGAGTCTTCACAAACCTTCCTTTGACTCTCATTAAGATCTTCCACGTTTTACTCTATTTCTATCTTGATCTCTTTTGGTAGATCTTTCTGGAGCTTAGGTATCACTATCTTTAGTACTCCGTCCTTGTAAGAAGCCTTTGCTCTTTTTGCCTCA from the Thermodesulfobacteriota bacterium genome contains:
- a CDS encoding ATP-dependent helicase, with translation MEDLNESQRKVCEDSSNNLLVCAGPGTGKTYALTKRIEYLLNSKVEPSSIVAITFTNKAATEIYKRLQRVLRGEISSLFVGTIHRLALKFLEAYTKKEIRVIDRETQIQILKTIVGDEKTAKLEAKRIEKAKNRMVFNPEDSVFEIYERTLRAHDLYDFEDLILKAAEIVKDLSWEPRIEHVLVDEFQDLNRAQYEFISNIVKLHKSVLCAFGDVDQSIYGFRGSDPSILLDFQKDYPDCQVLKLNENHRSTKNIIEASTAFIRNNKMRMDNPLVAKREQGPKIKVACVPNPYAAGDFIVGEIQRRIGGLDQIDAQNVRPLKDRLSLSFSDFAVLYRTNEEASFLKRAFESSKIPYQIIGGRLEGSENGLRELIKLITEALKNDSSLQDLTVRDFFQLLPILRQKNCGLTFLIEELFSSFSLKEVPSFLMTLTREDDYIPHFDAVTLTSLHRAKGLEFSCVFIVGLDEGRIPLRQTDGFDIEEERRLLYVGMTRAKDELFLIHSEDRSPSPFLSEIPDSFVERLRVKKPKKPKMECLFSF